In Limnothrix sp. FACHB-406, the DNA window CCGATCGATATCCTTCTGGATGGCCTTGACCCAGCGTCCCTGGCTTAAGGAACTTGACCGCCCAAACCACGCGGCATAGACGATCCGGGGCACGGGTTTACGGACGCGCCCCAATTGCTGCATAGCGTCCCACGGGGCGATCGATTGCCCCTCAAAAATCCCGTAGACCCGATCGAAGTAGTCCCCCTCGATCGATACCCCGCTGGTGAGCGCTGGGGAACAAATCAGCAGCCGGATCCTGTGTTCCGATAGGAATTGATCGGGGTTCTCTGCGAATGCACGGGGTAGCGGATCCGCGCTGGTGTTGCGATCGAAGCGTAGGATCTCTGAGTTTTTTAGCCCCAGCTCTAGGGCTAAGTGCTCGATCCGTTCGGCCGTGGCTTGGGTATCGGTTACCAGGAAAACCCGCCGGCCGTTTCGCAGTGTCTTGGATAGTCGAGCAATAACCGAGATTTTGGCCGCACGGGTCGATCCGGCTAGCCCGCGCTTGCTGCCAATAAACTCGACTGGCCAGCAGTTGAGCTGGTAGGTATTTTCGAGAATCCAGGGCTGTTCGTTGCGAATAGAAGCGATGAAGTCCAATTCGATCGCCGTTAAGTCAGCAGATGCCAGGATGACCAAACCCGCGCCCTTAATCAGCTCGATCGCCCGTTGCATCAGGGCCGGCCGCTTGCCATCTTTGCCGCAAGTTGCACCCAAAATCAGATGGCGCAAGCCTTGATCGGCTTCATCCATCACAAAGATGTAGGAGCCGGGGGGGTAGTCAGCGGGATTAATCGACAGGAGCGAATCCCAGCAAAGGCTTAGGCGCTTGGTTGGTTGCCCATTTTTGCCCAGCTTTTGACCACGGAACCGATCGGTATCGTGCAAATAATCCAGCCCCAGACGATCGGCTAGCCCGCGCTGCAATGCTTCACGGTGGCCGGGGGCGATCACGTTGGGGTAGATATCCTTCAGGCAGTCCAAAACCAATCGAATCATCTTGGTTTTCGCCGTGCCCATCTTGCTTCCCAGAACCACGGTTCCGGTGCTGGGAATCGATCGCGGGTCGATCGCCTTGGCCAAGTCCGGCACGTTCACGACCATGCTGGGTTCGTAGCTGCCCAGCGGGTTTTGGAGCTTGTGGAGGATAGCCAGCTCACGCAACGGCCGGGCGGTGGCTAGGGCTTGCTCCCATGCGGCTAGCCCCTGATTCACAATCAGGTCATCAACGCCCTTATCGCGTCCCCCGGCGTTATCCCAGCGGGCGATCGCCACGGTGCAGGCCGCTTGCTCTAGGAGCTGGGCTAGCTTGCGGGTGGCTTTCCAGACGTTTTGGATCGTCTTGCGCTTCAGGTCACGGTCAAGGGCGATCGTGATGGTTCGGCCCTGGCTGGCAAACGGCTGTAGGTCTGCAATCAGATGGGGCCGGGCTAGCGGGTTTCCGCTGTCATCCGTTGCCCGATAGCCCCCGGTGCATCCCGTCAGCGCGATCGCGATGAACCCATTTGACAGCAGCGATAGGGCTTTTTTGGCCCCTTCAGTCAGGATGATAGGCAAATCGGCCCGGCTGGCCACCCAGCCCCAGAATGAGCCGATCGCCTCGACTTCATCACGCACGGTGGCAAAATACAGCCCGTGGCGCTTGCAAATTGCCCGCAAGGTCTGACGGTTAATCGGTGGCAAATATGCCCTGCTACCAGCCCCTGTAGGGGTTTCGTATTTGTTGAATCGCCCCGGCTTTTCTGGGTTGGGCCGGGGGTTCTGGGGCTTGATTTGCCAAACCTCACCGCTTTCCTGTAGCAGGAAAGCACCCGCGCTAAAGCGATGGGGCTTGCGGGTTTGGTAGTCACGGCTTGGGGGTTTCCATCCCAACGCCTCATGGATAGGCCAGCCTTCGGCCTCATGGGTGTACGGGTTGGTTTCCAGCTCATGCCGAACTTGGACGGCGATCGCAAACAGCTCTGGGGCGATCGCACTGCCCTGGCAAAATTCATGGCGAAAGTGGGCGATCGGGTCTAATCCCGCTAATCCCCCGCTGGATTGTGGCGATTGCGCTATAATCGAGGTGGATCCACCCTGAAACCGTTGTGGTGAGCGGTTTTCAGGTATGATATATACGCAAGCCGGGTTTGTTGCTAAACTTAAAGTGTGGGTGGTCATACCCATAAACAAAATCCTTGCTCCATTGGAGCGGCATCCATTTCTCTGAAGTGAAAACGCGCGAAGTTTGGCGACTGTGTGGCGTTTTCAACTATTGAAAAATGGGTTTACATTTGAAACTACGAAAGCCCCGGAAGCCTCATGCTGCCGGGGTTTTTGCTTTCTTTCCTAGAAACTGATCGAGGGTTACTAGGAGGAACTTGGCTCCGAGAGATGTTGAGCTTTGATGATTGTTCATTGATTTGTTTTCCGAGGGTATCACTAGCGCGAAAACAGAGCAGTTG includes these proteins:
- a CDS encoding plasmid replication protein, CyRepA1 family, producing MGMTTHTLSLATNPACVYIIPENRSPQRFQGGSTSIIAQSPQSSGGLAGLDPIAHFRHEFCQGSAIAPELFAIAVQVRHELETNPYTHEAEGWPIHEALGWKPPSRDYQTRKPHRFSAGAFLLQESGEVWQIKPQNPRPNPEKPGRFNKYETPTGAGSRAYLPPINRQTLRAICKRHGLYFATVRDEVEAIGSFWGWVASRADLPIILTEGAKKALSLLSNGFIAIALTGCTGGYRATDDSGNPLARPHLIADLQPFASQGRTITIALDRDLKRKTIQNVWKATRKLAQLLEQAACTVAIARWDNAGGRDKGVDDLIVNQGLAAWEQALATARPLRELAILHKLQNPLGSYEPSMVVNVPDLAKAIDPRSIPSTGTVVLGSKMGTAKTKMIRLVLDCLKDIYPNVIAPGHREALQRGLADRLGLDYLHDTDRFRGQKLGKNGQPTKRLSLCWDSLLSINPADYPPGSYIFVMDEADQGLRHLILGATCGKDGKRPALMQRAIELIKGAGLVILASADLTAIELDFIASIRNEQPWILENTYQLNCWPVEFIGSKRGLAGSTRAAKISVIARLSKTLRNGRRVFLVTDTQATAERIEHLALELGLKNSEILRFDRNTSADPLPRAFAENPDQFLSEHRIRLLICSPALTSGVSIEGDYFDRVYGIFEGQSIAPWDAMQQLGRVRKPVPRIVYAAWFGRSSSLSQGRWVKAIQKDIDRRTNAIAGAMGDRVIAENTDRTSPLVAYRNEALASQNEAMADFGLEIRLRLESAGHAVEVAPIEELVEAIENADNPAIKEAIELWSIAGKRVKEARDRGILDDEAITPETAKALRDKRVLTYSDRQKLERFEICDFYRIDPNALTIDAVKADKRGKRRRAILALEDLLWVDSALTRDQGKVDRLTQWGQPIPAQDLPMGQLRAVGANYFGWLDILAWAIDNPWWNPDDCSTLKTFADRLRAKPEETRIVFGFTPHRAMSDQAIFGQCLGYFEYKAQSKRLGTGDRQRVYAIAPESIESIKRDLNNRAESYRTQGLQLRPHPLSKLLIEGVAAQAEKPGENPPEKEANRPIAPPITLHPPQPDRAIA